The following DNA comes from Ascaphus truei isolate aAscTru1 chromosome 1, aAscTru1.hap1, whole genome shotgun sequence.
AAGAGACCCTTTAAAATATGTATTCAAAAAACATTATAGTTATTAGAGGATTTCACAATGAAGTACATCACTTGAAAATTGAACGTAAAAGCCGTATTACATATTTAAATAAAGATGGAGCGATCAGAAAAGAAAGGGGACAGCACACTCAGTTAACGTGTCTATTCCTTGTGGAAAAAGCTATGCCATATCTGCAATATGGATAAATGCTCCACTAGCCTTTCAGACCATTCTGCGGGATTTCTCATTTTGTAAATATACCCTCGCCACACAGAGAACAGCAAAGGAGGTGTTTCCGTGCTGGTTACGTCTCCGTCCCGCCCCCTGCAGTAGAATCTAAGAGGAAGGGTTACCCCATCTCAATTCTGTAGCCATTTAAATGGATCAAATCAgcagaaaatgctaaaatcacTGTGCAAATATTGCAGTTCAAGTACATTAGTACACACAAAACACAAAGTTATTCTTCCTTTGCAGGAAGTTGTATTCCCTTCTCCAATGAATCCCTTTGAGAAGACAACCACATTGCTTTGAAAGCAAAAATAATCCCTTTCAATGTTAACGGGACATGATTCACAATTGTTAGCGGCAGTAAAGCATGACCGTGTTTAACAACTTAATTCACAGGCCCTTtaaacagtatttaaaaaaaaaaaagaaaatatatgtgaTATTCACTTTAGCCAATGACTCCATCGCCTGATGTAATATCTACCATTAGACAAATATTTATGCAAAGTTTCAGTAAGTTTTCCAGATAACCAAAGCCATTTCTTCAAATGTGACACAGGTCAACAAAGAATGACAGACATTTTGTTATAGAAGGACCGGTCCTAAAGTCTGGGATGACCCATGACAGGAAAGCATTTGTTGTCACATACAGGTGTAAGAAATAATGGCTTTTATAAATGTTGTcaaagtaaggctgcgcttatattgccggcgacagcaacgtcgcgtcaaaacaaatgcattgtcgccggcaCTTATATTGAACGCAACGGAGCTACCAAAATTCTGGTAGTCAGTGGcatttgatttttggagagacgGTCTCCACATGTGACTGGCTATAAGCCAATCAGGGAGCTTCTCCGCctgtctgccttcccccttgctgacgtcTCCAGAAtctgaaatacaacttttgcaatGGCGGcggcatcggtcgcgtcgccggctgtataagcgcagccttaagcaGACTGGGAGATCAGTCCATCTGTGCAGTTCAGTGGTAAATAGAAATATAGTGAGTTGTATCCACCATTCCTAATATATCAAAATGGTAAGGatgtttgtatacattgttatTAGAGATTGTGGCAAATCCTTTTGTCCATAGGAAAAAAACCATGTATGGCTTTTAACCTCCTTTACTTGTTTAATATGCCCGGTTAATAGTCTTTGTAAATTTGGTTGTTGACTTTTCACATTAATGTATGCATTACTGCTGAAATATGTATACGGTATGAGAGGTACTTGGCTAAGATTATCAAAtgactccaggtcactgtgaccgTCACGTATTAAAAGGGTGCACCTGCACTTTAAACCAGTTACAATccaatgtttaataggttaaaattATGTAAGACCAAAGAAaatccactttaaaaaaaaaaaaaatccccatttGCCACGAGAGGTCAACTGTCACTTTTGTTCCATCCCAATAATAAAAGGGAGTCATTAATGCAAAACTGTCAGATTACCAGTTATGCAAGGAGTTAGCATAACGTACGGATAAGGACAATTCTGGCACAAAAAATAATTACAGctacacttaccagaatgctttGAGAAAAGTAACCGGTAAACACAGCCCACTGACTTAGAGTCATTTAGTAATGTCATACTAAGTTGTTCTCTAAAAGCACCATGTCACGGCTATTACCACCATCCCTTTTTGCTTCCCAAATGCCCCTTCTCTGCCACTGCCAGAATTTAACAACAAAAATGTACACTAAATGGTTCTCTAAATCCATGCTACCGTCCTCTTTGCATCACGGTGTTACCATCTGGGACTGTATCAGCCAGCAATTTACTGCCGAGCAAAGTGTTGTTAACCAAGGATGCACAGAAGAGGTCAGCTAATAAATGTCATCCGGGAGGACAACAGCAGTTTCCAAACCTCAAACTGCTGCAGCTTTACAGTTAAGTGTGCACTGTGCCATTGCAATTCTCATCATGAGCACTTGCAACTAGCACACAGAGCAACCTTAATGTAAAATGTGTATCCAAGTATGAAATCACTGCCGAAAACAACATCGCTATATGCTGTTAAAACACGGCTATATTGTGCAGGTCATTATAAATGCACAATGACCTGGTGAGCCTTGAAGTATTAAAATTGCACTTGCCAAACGAGCTATGCCTCTGTGCAGAAGGAATTTGCAACCCAGTGAAAAACATTCCAGAGCTGAAAGGGCAAAGTTCTCAGATACTACACTGCCCTTTACAAATGGCCCCATGTACATATACCTCCACTCATTGGAACTCTCGTAAAACGGCAGACGATCACATGCCTCGGGTCAGACATTACAATAACCATGCATCCTCCTGGCCTGCCCATCAATAAGCAGCCTCCTGCGTGACTGCAATTGTTAGATCAGGCGAGTAAGCAGCAGAAAGGACCTTCTGCAGTTCAGTGTATTTGGTGAAAACAAAAAGGCTAGCAACCGCAGAAAGAACCCGTCTTCTGTACAGAATCGAGCCCCACTGTATTCTCTGGAGGCTGACTCAAAATCAGCGGCCGGTGGCTCTTGAGCTTGTGGGCCAGCGTCATGAAAATGGCCTCAACGTGGTCAGTTGTGTTCTTGGCGGAGGTCTCGAACATGGGCATGCTGTGTGAGTCTGCAAACTTCTGAGCCAGGTCCGTGGGCACCTCGATGGAGTCCCTCAGGTCACACTTGTTGCCAACCAAGATGCGGGGCACGTCGTTGGTGTACAAGTGCTGCTTGCACTCCTcgatccaggcaggcaggctctGGAAACTGGCCATGTTGGTCATATCGTACACAAAAACCACGGCATGCACATTCCTGTAGTAGTGCTGCACCATGCTCTTGCGGAAGCGCTCCTGTCCTGCAGTGTCCCACAGCTGGATCTGAAACGGAGTATAAAGCACAGAAGCTTAGCACACTCTAAACACAATGATAGGGTAGACCAGGGATGCACAATCTTTCCCGCTGCATCCCTccgcctgcttctctccctgctcgccctctccaccccccccactcccctaccTCTTctccggcgtcatttgatgcttcgtcgccaaagacaaggtaaggatagttgcagaggcctcacacatttaatttaaatgccgtggggaagaggcCGGGGCCTCCAACTGCTACGACCCACCTGAAAATTTTTGCACCCCTCCTGGGTCGCACCCcctcagtttgcacacccctggggtAGATGTTGACTTCAGCAGTCTAATCACCTCCACTTCTCTCTCGAACGGGATCAAGTGCAAGAATAATGTTGGTTCTGGTGACTGTGCTAAGCAttgtaaaaagtagattttgaAGAAAAGCAACTTTAAAAATCCTTTTTTGGGTCCAAAGACTTATTTTTCTCCTTTCTAAAATAAAATAGAGTATTCCACAaacatgcattaaaaaaaaaaaatatgggggGGAAGCAATGATAATCCCACTTTAGGAGAGTTCTGGAATCCATACATTTAGGATACAGATAAAATAGATATGTCAGAAAGATGAGCTATTTCAATGGTGCATGATTTACACCTTCACTTTTTAGGACCTGCTGAACTTAATGTACAGCTTGGAAAAACAAGAAacagaagtccagagcaacatccaatgtgacaaaaatacacagtgaaatacatgtATCTCTCAAGAAaagagtcatttagttaaccctttggtcaaagcgtaTAAACCTGCaagccacttacaaggcatgaccccaatatcgcaggtcctaacactaactggttaaaatccttatttacctctataattaggggaaggatggtcctggcattgaacctgtcgcaaccagctgcatgaaaagacaacctgcttacttggacagtggggaggggtgagctttaaaccctgggtgggaggagccactagcctccaaaacagctgagagtGTATCTTATATACCAGccctatttttattaaaatgttattatgcCATGGTGTTTTTTTCCTCTATTTTTGTACGGGTGTAATATCACCTGGATAGTCCTAAGAAGATCTGTGAAACCCTGCATTTATTATAACACCCAAAAAGACAGAGATATCCACCGACGTTTGAGATTAAGAGA
Coding sequences within:
- the RAB33B gene encoding ras-related protein Rab-33B isoform X1, encoding MPNQPAAPKKRQPHHLAGSGESRKPPPPPAPSRVLEMTSPGPASRADGGSEAAAGGGGLESSLEMSVSSTCSFGAPRARIFKIIVIGDSNVGKTCLTYRFCASRFPERTEATIGVDFRERSVEIDGEKIKIQLWDTAGQERFRKSMVQHYYRNVHAVVFVYDMTNMASFQSLPAWIEECKQHLYTNDVPRILVGNKCDLRDSIEVPTDLAQKFADSHSMPMFETSAKNTTDHVEAIFMTLAHKLKSHRPLILSQPPENTVGLDSVQKTGSFCGC
- the RAB33B gene encoding ras-related protein Rab-33B isoform X2 yields the protein MTSPGPASRADGGSEAAAGGGGLESSLEMSVSSTCSFGAPRARIFKIIVIGDSNVGKTCLTYRFCASRFPERTEATIGVDFRERSVEIDGEKIKIQLWDTAGQERFRKSMVQHYYRNVHAVVFVYDMTNMASFQSLPAWIEECKQHLYTNDVPRILVGNKCDLRDSIEVPTDLAQKFADSHSMPMFETSAKNTTDHVEAIFMTLAHKLKSHRPLILSQPPENTVGLDSVQKTGSFCGC